GGCTGCTTTAAGTAAGGTTTTGCGGTGTTTTTAGCGCCATCCCAATCGATGTAACCGTGATCGGCAATCACCCCTAAGCTACCCAAGCGGTACGCATGAACACTTGATTTGTGCCCTTCACCATTAATGTATGGCACATTGACATCAGCAAGTTCACCACTTGCCTTAATCTGCTCTTCCATACTTAGCCACAAGCCTGTTAGCTGAGGTAATGATGGCAAAGCTTTAGCATCAACAATGTCACTGATCACTTGATTATATTGGTGACGATCAGCGGCGGTAACAGAAGCACCTAGCTCACTTTTCAAGTCTTTTGCGGCTTGACGAACCACACCAAATAACTCACCTAAGCTGCCTGTTTCTAAACGTAATTGTTCTTCAAGAATGGCAAGTTTGTTTTCATTATCACTAAAGGTATCGCTCAGCTGCTCTGTTTCTTGCTGTAATTGGTTACGCTTCGCAATCAGGGCGTTTCTTTGTGCCTTGATACTTTGTTCTGTGCGCTTAAAGCCAGACTCTCGCGCTTGGTCGTGCGAACGTTGTACTTTTTGTTCTTGTTGCGTGCTTTGTAATAATTCGGTATTCGCTGTTGCCGTAAGCGGTAAGCTAAATAGGCAAAGTGCTGCAACTAACGCTTTGATTTTCATGTTACTTTTTCTCCACGTTGTTTAATGCTGCACTCAAAGACACAGGCAGGTTAATCAGGCTTGGTGCTACTTGTTTATTGGCAATCGCAAAGGCTTTATCCACACCCGACGCAAACTGTGAATCAAGAGCTTGCCACCCTGCATCTTGATCGTTCCACGTCCAGTAGCGTTTACCGTCTAAACTACGAGCCACTAGCGAGATACGACCCAGATAAAGCAACTCAGCTTCAATCGTGTCGTTTGAGGTAAGTGTAAGCTCACCTTGGTACACACCCAATTTAGTGCCGTAATCCATTTCGATTTGGTAGCTTTCCAAAATACGACGATACTTTTCAGCATCGCTAATATCGGCTTGTGACATCATCAACTCAAGCTTGGCAATACGCGCTAAGCGCTGATCACGCTTGATCGGTTTGTCTTGAGCAATAATAACTTTTAGCCCGTCGATCATTTTGTACATTAAAGGAACCACACCTTGACGCGTTTCTTTAATGCCCTGAATTTGGTCGGTTAAACTGGCACTTTCTTGCTCTTGGTTCGCCACTAAGCGTGCCATGTGATCACGGTAAACCGTCAAGTTCTTCACTTCTTCCTGAAGCTGCTCAATCTCAGCTTGCATCGTCAAAGTCGCTTCTGCACTTTTATCAATTTTGGTCTGACTAACAGCAGAAGCTTTGTTCATCTTATTTTCGACAGCACGAGCACTGTCCAAGCTATTGGCTTGTGCACCCATGGCAATACTAAGCGCTAGACATACTAGCGAAGGCTTAAATCCCTTCATTTTCTTACTCTTAAACATAAAATGACGTAATAGAAAAAATAATAAAAACTAAAAATAAAGAATCCCGAACCAAGTCGGGCTTATAAAATCATATCGATTCTAATTGAAAACAAATCTCATTTAAACAAATAAAGGGGAAAGCATTTGCCCTCCCCTTAGATTCAATTAGTAACGGAATTGAATTGAAGCCATGAAGTTACGGCCTTCACCGATAACCACATTTGTCGCACCTGGGTATTTAGAACTTGTTGAACCGCCACCCGCTAGGTAATCAGTATCAAATAAGTTTTCAACATTTAGACGAGCAACAATGTCTAACTTCTCATCGTATTTGTAAGTGTGTGCAACACCTAGATCTACGCGCGTGTAGCTGTCTTTTTGGAATGTATTTGCCGCATCACCAAAACGCTCACCAACGTAAATCACACCTAAGTTCATATCAGTACCTGTTACGAAGCTATAACGTGACCAAACACTTGCAGAAAACTCAGGTACATCTACAGGACGGTTACCTTGGTAAGTTTCATGTTTCGTGTACTCAGCATCTAAGTACATAGCACTTGCGCTTACAGAGAAGTCTTCAGTTACATAACCTTGCGCTGCTAACTCAGCACCACGGTGAACACGTTCGCCGTCTTGTGTTTTTTTCCACTTACCACTGCTTAATTCAACATCTAGTGGTGAGTTTACTTCCGTGATATCAAATACAGCACCGCTCACGAACAAGCTATTATCAAGTAGTTCCCACTTAGTACCTAGCTCGTACTGCTTACCTTTAACAGGCTTTAGTTGCTCACCATCGTTAACATATTGACGGCTGCTTGAGTTAGAAACTTGGCCTTTTGGCTCAAAGCTTTCAGAGTAGTTCACATAAATTGAACCATTCTCAACTGGCTGATAAATAATTGCTGCTTTAGGAGAAACCGCTGTTTCTTTAATGCCGTTACCACGTTGTTCATCAAAACGTACGCCAGCCAACGCTTTCCACTGATCGGTAATAGTTACCATATCTTGAACGTAGATACCGTAAGAATCAGTGTGTGAATGTGATTTCTTAACTTTCTTACTCGTGTTGATTTCAGGTGATGGTACAGGATTACCTGGTTCAACATATACTTTCGTGAAACTAGCTTGGTTACGCTTATAATCGTAGCCTAGCCAGTTTGCACCAAGTAGTAACTGGTGATCCATACCCAGTACATTCGCTTCACCAGTGAAGTCTACGTAAGCTGTTTGGAATACCCAGTGATCTTTACGATCGCTACCACCATGACCAATAGTGCCGTCAGTTGCGTACTTAGAGAAATCAGGGAAACTTTCTACATCATTACGCTTAAAATCTTGGTAGTTATAGCCCGTTTTTAACGCCCAGTTTGTAGAAAGCTGTGCATTTACATCAAAGCCATAGTTTTCTACGTCATTTTCAATTTTCGACCATTGCGCATCCCAAATACGCTCATCGCCACCAATAACTTTACCGTCAACAACATAAGCACCTGAATCAACGTTACCGTGATCTTTTGTCTTATCAGCATGCACAGAAACAGTAATATCGTTGTTAACGTCATAGTCAACAAACACACCGCCAACGACACGCTCTGTCGAGTGTGTAGAGCCATCACTGTATGAACGCCAAGATTCTTTCGTCTGCTTAGAAAGAACGGTACGTGCGCGAAGCGTTTCGTCTTCGTTTAACGCGCCACTCACATCAAGGACGGTGCGAGAGTCATTATTTGAACCAATATCTTGGCTCAAGCTAACTTGTGTTTCATGAGTCGGTTTCTTAGAAACCATGTTAATCAAGCCACCTGGCGCTGACTTACCGTAGAGCAAACCTGCCGGGCCTTTTAATACCTCTACGCGCTCTAGTAACTCGACTGGCTGACGGTAGTGTGACCAATGTTGCTTACCATCGCGTAAGAAGCCAGATGAGCTACCTACTTCAAAACCACGTAGTGAAAAACGCTCACGGTTACGGCTGTCACCACCCGCACTTACACTTGCATCATTCTTTAGCACTTCACCCAGTGTGCTTGCACGCTGCTCATTGATGATTTGCTCATCAATAATGGCAACTTGTCCAGGGGTTTCAAGTTGGGTTGCTTCAATACGCATAGCAGTCGTATTGTTATCCGCTTTGTAGCCGTGATCACGACCAGTAACAACCATATGCTCATCAACTTGTGTTGTTTCTGCATAAGCTGCTGGCACTGTAAGCACAGCACCAATAAGTAAAGCCAGCTGACTTTTAGAAAACATAATCCGTTATCTCCAAATAAATGTGTAATGAGCTATTTTGTTTATTAGGGTCTAGTACTCATCACAGCCTTTCGGCCACTGCAAAATTTAGCGAAATATTAGTGATAACCATTATTATTTGCAGTTAAATTTACATTCTTTGCATTCGTAAAGTTTTGTAAACGGACAATGTGTCCTACTGGCACTTTTGTGCTAGTAACGTATGCGTATTCTTTGAGGTGAACTTGCTGTATTAAGATGTATAATGTAGTGGA
The nucleotide sequence above comes from Photobacterium swingsii. Encoded proteins:
- a CDS encoding DUF3450 domain-containing protein, producing MKGFKPSLVCLALSIAMGAQANSLDSARAVENKMNKASAVSQTKIDKSAEATLTMQAEIEQLQEEVKNLTVYRDHMARLVANQEQESASLTDQIQGIKETRQGVVPLMYKMIDGLKVIIAQDKPIKRDQRLARIAKLELMMSQADISDAEKYRRILESYQIEMDYGTKLGVYQGELTLTSNDTIEAELLYLGRISLVARSLDGKRYWTWNDQDAGWQALDSQFASGVDKAFAIANKQVAPSLINLPVSLSAALNNVEKK
- a CDS encoding TonB-dependent siderophore receptor; this encodes MFSKSQLALLIGAVLTVPAAYAETTQVDEHMVVTGRDHGYKADNNTTAMRIEATQLETPGQVAIIDEQIINEQRASTLGEVLKNDASVSAGGDSRNRERFSLRGFEVGSSSGFLRDGKQHWSHYRQPVELLERVEVLKGPAGLLYGKSAPGGLINMVSKKPTHETQVSLSQDIGSNNDSRTVLDVSGALNEDETLRARTVLSKQTKESWRSYSDGSTHSTERVVGGVFVDYDVNNDITVSVHADKTKDHGNVDSGAYVVDGKVIGGDERIWDAQWSKIENDVENYGFDVNAQLSTNWALKTGYNYQDFKRNDVESFPDFSKYATDGTIGHGGSDRKDHWVFQTAYVDFTGEANVLGMDHQLLLGANWLGYDYKRNQASFTKVYVEPGNPVPSPEINTSKKVKKSHSHTDSYGIYVQDMVTITDQWKALAGVRFDEQRGNGIKETAVSPKAAIIYQPVENGSIYVNYSESFEPKGQVSNSSSRQYVNDGEQLKPVKGKQYELGTKWELLDNSLFVSGAVFDITEVNSPLDVELSSGKWKKTQDGERVHRGAELAAQGYVTEDFSVSASAMYLDAEYTKHETYQGNRPVDVPEFSASVWSRYSFVTGTDMNLGVIYVGERFGDAANTFQKDSYTRVDLGVAHTYKYDEKLDIVARLNVENLFDTDYLAGGGSTSSKYPGATNVVIGEGRNFMASIQFRY